The Gammaproteobacteria bacterium genome includes a region encoding these proteins:
- the murJ gene encoding murein biosynthesis integral membrane protein MurJ, with translation MSSNLFRSSGVVSLMTLVSRLLGFVRDVLQASLFGAGAAMDVFFVAFRIPNLFRRLFAEGAFQQAFVPVLTETRNTRSPAEVRALVDVVSGTLGGFLLLFTAVAVIAAPLLMGAFAPGFADDPEKFEQGVRLLRWTFPYLMFMSLAALVSGILNAYGKFAIPALTPVWLNIVMIAAALLYAPSVEALAIAVFFAGIVQLLFQLPAVAKLGLLPRPRWGWHDPQVRRIITLMIPIVFGASVQQVSLLLDSIIASFLPGQGSVSWLWFADRLMEFPLGTFSIAIATVILPSLAGHHARNSAEEFSDTLDWALRAVVLLGLPATVGLFVLAGPIVSTLFQHSEFTVTDVGQTAWALMAYALGFLGFSFVKILIPGFYARQQTRAPIRYGVIALVCGMLLSAGFTLSLLAMDFVAPHAGIALATAISAWINACLLARALYRERVWCPRREWRVFLLRVGIANLVMAMALAGTAGSLEGWTSAPAMVRAGRLAATIVAAAVAYFALLYAMGMRPARYLRRT, from the coding sequence ATGTCCTCCAACCTGTTCCGTTCCAGTGGCGTCGTCAGCCTGATGACGCTGGTCTCCCGTCTGCTGGGTTTCGTTCGCGATGTGCTGCAGGCCTCGCTGTTCGGCGCCGGTGCGGCGATGGACGTGTTCTTTGTCGCGTTCCGCATCCCCAATCTGTTCCGGCGCCTGTTCGCCGAAGGGGCGTTCCAGCAGGCCTTCGTGCCGGTGCTGACCGAAACCCGCAACACGCGCAGCCCGGCCGAGGTGCGCGCCCTGGTCGACGTGGTGTCCGGCACGCTGGGGGGATTCCTGCTGTTGTTCACGGCAGTGGCGGTGATTGCGGCACCGCTGTTGATGGGCGCTTTCGCACCGGGATTTGCCGACGACCCCGAAAAGTTCGAGCAGGGCGTGCGCCTGCTGCGCTGGACGTTTCCGTACCTGATGTTCATGTCGCTCGCGGCCCTGGTGTCGGGCATCCTCAATGCCTATGGCAAGTTCGCGATACCGGCGCTGACGCCGGTGTGGCTGAACATCGTGATGATCGCGGCGGCGCTGCTGTATGCGCCCTCGGTCGAGGCGTTGGCGATCGCGGTGTTCTTCGCCGGCATCGTGCAGTTGCTGTTCCAGTTGCCGGCCGTGGCCAAGCTGGGATTGTTGCCAAGGCCGCGCTGGGGCTGGCACGACCCGCAGGTGCGCAGGATCATCACGTTGATGATCCCGATCGTGTTCGGCGCGTCGGTACAGCAGGTGAGCCTGCTGCTGGATTCGATCATTGCCTCGTTCCTGCCCGGGCAGGGCAGCGTCAGCTGGCTGTGGTTCGCCGACCGGCTGATGGAATTTCCGCTCGGTACCTTCAGCATCGCCATCGCCACGGTGATCCTGCCGAGTCTGGCGGGACACCATGCAAGGAACTCGGCCGAAGAATTCAGCGATACCCTGGATTGGGCCTTGCGTGCCGTGGTGTTGCTGGGCTTGCCGGCCACGGTGGGGCTGTTCGTGCTGGCGGGGCCGATCGTTTCAACGCTGTTCCAGCATTCCGAATTCACGGTGACGGACGTCGGGCAGACGGCCTGGGCGCTGATGGCCTACGCGCTGGGCTTTCTGGGCTTCTCGTTCGTCAAGATACTGATCCCGGGTTTTTATGCGCGACAGCAGACGCGCGCGCCGATCCGCTACGGCGTGATCGCACTGGTCTGCGGAATGCTGCTCAGTGCCGGATTCACGCTGAGCCTGCTGGCCATGGATTTCGTGGCGCCGCACGCGGGCATCGCCCTGGCAACCGCGATCAGCGCCTGGATCAATGCCTGTCTGCTGGCGCGTGCCCTGTATCGGGAGCGCGTATGGTGCCCGCGGCGGGAATGGCGCGTGTTCCTGCTGCGTGTCGGGATTGCCAACCTGGTGATGGCCATGGCGCTGGCCGGGACGGCTGGTTCGCTTGAAGGCTGGACCAGCGCGCCGGCCATGGTCAGGGCGGGCCGGCTCGCCGCGACGATCGTCGCGGCGGCCGTCGCCTACTTTGCATTGCTGTACGCGATGGGGATGCGCCCCGCGCGTTATCTGCGACGAACCTGA
- the rpsT gene encoding 30S ribosomal protein S20: MANSPQAKKRARQSEIRRGRNTAQRSMLRSTIKRVVNAIAANDKAAAETAYKDMVPVLDRHSNRGLIHKNKAARHKSRLTQRIQAISVSA, encoded by the coding sequence TTGGCCAATTCCCCGCAGGCGAAAAAGCGCGCCCGCCAGTCCGAAATTCGTCGCGGCCGCAACACCGCACAGCGCTCCATGCTGCGCTCGACGATCAAGCGTGTCGTCAATGCAATCGCCGCCAATGACAAGGCCGCCGCCGAAACCGCCTACAAGGACATGGTGCCGGTGCTGGATCGTCACTCGAATCGTGGACTGATTCACAAGAACAAGGCCGCTCGTCACAAGAGCCGCCTGACGCAGCGCATCCAGGCGATCTCTGTCTCAGCCTGA
- the proB gene encoding glutamate 5-kinase has translation MSQRTSLTRTRRWVVKVGSSLLTAKGRGLDREAIADWAAQIAALVARGHQVVMVSSGAVAEGRARLGLSKRPESLHELQAVAAVGQMGLVQAWEAAFQAHGLRTAQVLLTHDDVSHRARYLNARMTLRTLVEWGVVPVVNENDTVATDEIRLGDNDTLGALVSNLLEAETLVILTDQDGLYTADPRQSADAHLLSEADLSDPALTAMAGEGRGDLGRGGMRTKLLAAQWAARSGAATVIAHGRTERVLERIAAGESVGSLLRPVRGPMAARKRWIAGQLQVRGRLFVDEGAARVLREQGRSLLPVGVLSVEGGFERGDLVQCVDPQGREVARGLVNYAAADAAHIVGTPSLALFERLGFLGEPEMIHRDNLVVAD, from the coding sequence ATGAGCCAGCGGACGAGTCTGACCCGAACTAGGCGCTGGGTGGTCAAGGTCGGCTCCTCGCTGCTGACGGCGAAGGGGCGCGGCCTGGATCGCGAAGCGATCGCCGATTGGGCGGCCCAGATCGCTGCCCTGGTGGCGCGCGGGCATCAGGTCGTGATGGTGTCGTCCGGCGCGGTGGCCGAGGGTCGGGCCCGGCTCGGTCTGTCGAAGCGGCCGGAATCGCTGCATGAGCTTCAGGCGGTCGCCGCCGTTGGCCAGATGGGTCTGGTGCAGGCCTGGGAAGCGGCCTTCCAGGCGCATGGACTGCGCACCGCGCAGGTCTTGCTGACGCACGACGACGTCAGCCACCGCGCGCGCTATCTCAATGCCAGAATGACCCTGCGCACCTTGGTGGAATGGGGTGTAGTGCCGGTGGTCAATGAAAACGACACCGTGGCTACGGACGAGATTCGGCTCGGTGACAACGATACCCTGGGCGCCTTGGTGAGCAATCTGCTTGAAGCGGAGACCCTGGTGATCCTGACCGATCAGGATGGGCTCTATACGGCCGACCCGCGGCAGAGCGCCGACGCGCACCTGCTGAGCGAGGCCGATCTGTCCGATCCGGCATTGACCGCAATGGCGGGCGAAGGTCGTGGCGATCTGGGACGCGGCGGCATGCGCACCAAGCTGCTGGCGGCGCAATGGGCCGCGCGTTCCGGCGCAGCCACGGTGATCGCGCACGGACGCACGGAGCGTGTGCTGGAGCGGATTGCGGCGGGCGAATCCGTGGGATCTCTGTTACGTCCTGTGCGCGGGCCGATGGCGGCACGCAAACGCTGGATCGCAGGGCAACTGCAGGTGCGCGGCCGGCTGTTCGTGGACGAGGGGGCGGCACGCGTGCTGCGCGAGCAGGGACGCAGTTTGCTGCCGGTGGGCGTGCTGAGCGTCGAGGGTGGTTTCGAACGCGGCGACCTGGTGCAGTGTGTGGACCCGCAGGGGCGCGAAGTGGCGCGCGGGCTGGTCAACTACGCGGCGGCCGATGCCGCGCACATTGTCGGTACACCGTCGTTGGCGCTGTTCGAGCGTCTGGGCTTTCTTGGCGAGCCGGAGATGATCCACCGCGACAATCTGGTGGTCGCCGACTGA
- the obgE gene encoding GTPase ObgE produces MKFVDEAKIRVEAGNGGRGHISFRRERSIPFGGPDGGDGGDGGSVYAVADFNLNTLADFRFNRVFRAQHGESGGKSNCNGAGGDDLEIPVPLGTQIYDGDTGELIGELTRRTERVCVARGGFHGIGNTRFKSSINRAPRQNTPGYPGEQRDLRLELSVMADVGLLGMPNAGKSTLLASMSAARPKIADYPFTTLYPQPGVVSVGPLRSFVMVDIPGLIEGAADGAGLGIRFLKHLSRTRLLLHLVDVLPPDESDPIENVRAIRAELEQFGADLAGREQWLVLNKTDLLDAEQAQQRCREIVEALDWRGRWFAISAAAQRGLEELGRETMDWIEAAWAREAKHEAEEWGDEPADESDPN; encoded by the coding sequence ATGAAATTCGTTGACGAAGCAAAAATTCGTGTGGAGGCCGGCAACGGCGGTCGGGGGCACATCAGCTTCCGCCGCGAGCGCTCGATTCCATTCGGCGGTCCGGATGGTGGCGACGGGGGGGACGGCGGCAGTGTCTATGCGGTTGCGGATTTCAACCTCAATACCCTGGCGGACTTTCGTTTCAATCGCGTTTTTCGGGCACAGCACGGCGAATCCGGTGGCAAGAGCAACTGCAATGGCGCTGGTGGTGACGATCTGGAAATCCCGGTGCCCCTGGGCACGCAGATCTATGACGGCGATACCGGTGAATTGATCGGCGAGCTGACGCGGCGAACGGAACGGGTCTGCGTGGCGCGTGGCGGCTTCCACGGCATCGGCAATACCCGCTTCAAGTCCAGCATCAACCGCGCACCGCGTCAGAACACACCTGGTTATCCCGGCGAGCAGCGCGATCTGCGTCTGGAACTGTCGGTGATGGCGGACGTGGGTCTGCTGGGCATGCCCAACGCCGGCAAATCCACCCTGCTGGCTTCGATGTCCGCGGCGCGGCCGAAGATCGCGGACTATCCGTTCACGACACTGTATCCGCAGCCGGGTGTGGTTTCGGTGGGGCCCCTGCGCAGCTTCGTGATGGTCGACATTCCCGGTCTGATCGAGGGTGCCGCCGATGGCGCCGGGCTGGGCATCCGCTTTCTGAAGCACCTGTCGCGCACGCGCCTGTTGTTGCATCTGGTGGACGTGCTGCCGCCGGACGAAAGCGACCCGATCGAGAACGTTCGCGCGATTCGCGCCGAGCTCGAGCAGTTCGGCGCCGATCTGGCCGGGCGCGAGCAGTGGCTGGTACTCAACAAGACCGATCTGCTGGATGCGGAGCAGGCGCAGCAGCGCTGCCGTGAAATTGTCGAGGCGCTGGATTGGCGGGGCCGTTGGTTCGCGATCTCGGCGGCCGCGCAGCGCGGGCTGGAGGAACTTGGGCGCGAAACCATGGACTGGATCGAAGCCGCCTGGGCACGCGAGGCCAAGCACGAAGCCGAGGAGTGGGGCGATGAGCCAGCGGACGAGTCTGACCCGAACTAG
- the rpmA gene encoding 50S ribosomal protein L27 — MAHKKAGGSSKNGRDSKSKRLGVKHFGGESVIAGNIIVRQRGSELHPGVNCGMGRDYTLFAKADGKVEFKPRKGRTVVNIVAA; from the coding sequence ATGGCACATAAAAAGGCAGGCGGTAGTTCCAAGAACGGTCGCGATTCGAAATCCAAGCGCCTCGGCGTGAAGCATTTCGGTGGCGAGAGCGTCATCGCGGGCAACATCATCGTGCGTCAGCGCGGCAGTGAACTGCACCCGGGCGTGAACTGTGGCATGGGCCGCGACTACACGCTGTTCGCCAAGGCGGACGGCAAGGTCGAGTTCAAGCCGCGTAAGGGTCGGACGGTGGTCAACATCGTTGCAGCCTGA
- the rplU gene encoding 50S ribosomal protein L21: MYAVIKTGGKQYKVASGEKLRVELLTAEVGSTISFDEVLMVGEGESAKVGAPHVADAAVRAEVLSHGRGDKVRIVKHRRRKHYHREQGHRQHFTEVKITEIVGA, translated from the coding sequence ATGTACGCCGTGATCAAGACCGGTGGCAAACAGTATAAGGTCGCCTCTGGCGAGAAACTTCGTGTGGAACTGTTGACCGCCGAGGTGGGCAGCACGATTTCCTTCGACGAAGTGCTCATGGTGGGTGAAGGTGAATCCGCCAAGGTCGGCGCTCCGCATGTGGCGGACGCGGCGGTCAGGGCCGAGGTTCTGTCCCATGGCCGTGGCGACAAGGTGCGCATCGTCAAGCACCGCCGCCGCAAGCACTATCACAGGGAACAGGGTCACCGTCAGCACTTCACCGAAGTGAAGATCACGGAGATCGTCGGCGCCTGA
- a CDS encoding polyprenyl synthetase family protein: protein MELKAILSPIADDLRCVDDLIRQRLTSEVALINEMGNYIVNAGGKRMRPALLVLTARAFGCQTAEPHLLAAVIEFIHTSTLLHDDVVDESVLRRGRETANAVWGNSGAVLSGDFLYSRSFQMMVETGRMEVMQVLADATNAIAEGEVLQLLNIGDPDVDEARYLRVIELKTARLFQAAAELGAICADQPPAVRKQAAEFGHWLGMAFQMVDDLLDYTAPPEISGKNIGTDLAEGKPTLPLIHAMRHGSEAQSGMIREAIRNGQLERLAEVLKVVESTQAIHYTAALAASHADKAHAAVTGIPDSPYKETMLALTRFAVERDR from the coding sequence ATGGAACTCAAAGCGATACTCTCGCCGATCGCGGATGACCTTCGCTGCGTCGATGATCTGATCCGTCAAAGACTGACGTCAGAAGTGGCGTTGATCAATGAAATGGGCAACTACATCGTCAACGCGGGCGGTAAGCGCATGCGCCCGGCGCTGCTGGTACTGACAGCGCGGGCCTTTGGCTGCCAGACGGCCGAACCTCACCTGCTGGCGGCGGTGATCGAATTCATTCATACCTCGACGCTGCTGCATGACGATGTCGTCGACGAATCGGTGCTACGCCGAGGCCGGGAGACCGCCAACGCAGTCTGGGGCAACTCCGGCGCCGTGCTGTCCGGCGATTTTCTGTACAGCCGCAGTTTTCAGATGATGGTCGAAACCGGTCGCATGGAAGTCATGCAGGTTCTGGCCGACGCGACCAACGCGATCGCCGAGGGCGAGGTCCTGCAGCTGCTGAACATCGGCGACCCCGATGTCGATGAGGCCCGCTATCTGCGCGTGATCGAACTCAAGACCGCCCGTCTGTTTCAGGCTGCGGCCGAACTGGGGGCGATCTGCGCTGACCAGCCGCCCGCAGTGCGAAAACAGGCCGCCGAGTTCGGCCACTGGCTGGGCATGGCGTTCCAGATGGTCGACGATCTGCTCGACTACACTGCCCCGCCCGAGATCAGCGGCAAGAATATCGGCACCGACCTGGCGGAAGGCAAGCCCACCCTACCCTTGATTCATGCAATGCGGCACGGCAGCGAAGCACAGTCCGGCATGATTCGGGAAGCCATTCGCAACGGACAGCTCGAACGACTCGCCGAGGTGCTCAAGGTCGTTGAATCCACACAGGCGATCCACTACACTGCCGCGCTCGCTGCCAGCCACGCCGACAAGGCGCACGCGGCGGTGACCGGAATTCCCGATTCTCCCTACAAGGAGACGATGCTGGCGCTGACGCGCTTCGCGGTCGAGCGGGACCGCTGA
- the pgl gene encoding 6-phosphogluconolactonase, protein MASTIREFRHDTAAQTAVALAASVAACLQQAITARDTALLAVSGGRSPAAVFDALRGHAIEWDKLVVAQVDERWVSPDHADSNSRLIREHLLTGPAAAARFVPMKNEAPDAYAGQAECEAALAALPRPFDVILLGMGEDGHTASLFPGASELSVGMSSDDLCLAVTPPAAPHQRMSLTLNGLLDSRLLVLQIGGAAKEAVYRSALAPGPIEDMPIRAVLRQNKVPLDVWLS, encoded by the coding sequence ATGGCGTCGACGATCCGAGAATTTAGGCATGACACGGCAGCACAAACTGCTGTAGCACTCGCCGCTTCAGTCGCCGCGTGCCTGCAGCAGGCGATCACGGCGCGGGATACGGCGCTGCTGGCCGTTTCCGGGGGGCGTTCGCCAGCGGCGGTATTCGACGCGCTGCGCGGTCATGCGATCGAGTGGGACAAGCTGGTGGTTGCGCAAGTCGACGAGCGTTGGGTGTCGCCGGACCACGCTGACAGCAATAGTCGCCTGATTCGCGAGCATCTGTTGACCGGACCGGCAGCGGCGGCCCGCTTCGTGCCGATGAAGAATGAGGCGCCGGATGCCTACGCCGGTCAGGCCGAGTGCGAAGCGGCGTTGGCAGCGCTGCCGCGTCCGTTCGACGTGATCCTGCTGGGAATGGGGGAAGACGGACATACGGCCTCGCTGTTCCCGGGCGCTTCCGAGCTTTCGGTTGGCATGAGCAGTGACGATCTGTGCCTCGCCGTCACGCCGCCGGCGGCGCCGCATCAACGCATGTCACTGACATTGAACGGTCTGCTCGACAGTCGGTTGCTGGTCCTGCAGATTGGCGGGGCCGCCAAGGAGGCGGTTTACCGGTCCGCGCTGGCGCCGGGGCCGATCGAGGACATGCCGATTCGGGCCGTTCTTCGCCAGAACAAGGTTCCGCTGGATGTCTGGTTGAGCTAG
- a CDS encoding DUF4297 domain-containing protein, which translates to MNDTVQPPVAAATLPSIDDAAPTDEGGAIARIGFNYQDEIAAGLLVEMLGKPTLLRVHCETHDDIVVIWSTADPTLNAVEFVQVKGGEPDKLWSVADLCQRKKAAPGTSIFEQSLCRDRHLESATFRIITLRPVVSDLKMLTYPRQSPGRAPTEADFVALLAQLEQRCPGVKSAKDHGAAHWLERCHWDPRDSERAVRDANLLGLIRLSAQEGRTLLPEQAEAILRDLRDMAKAAGAAKWKPDAKKKMICRDSLRAWWEQRFEQMQSGVSVASGGKLAIKMKEANLSQAPIDLASEMRRLYAAEARTPRYMQADEAEQMRRRVLAEAMSLQAELVAGDLALDGEQFHALCLQRMDAINAARAPGAEDHRALVHGCMYDITDRCFLRFVKSSP; encoded by the coding sequence ATGAATGACACTGTTCAACCGCCAGTCGCGGCAGCCACTTTGCCATCGATTGACGACGCCGCGCCTACGGACGAGGGCGGTGCCATTGCGCGCATCGGCTTCAACTACCAAGACGAAATCGCTGCCGGACTGCTGGTCGAAATGCTCGGCAAGCCGACGCTTCTCCGGGTGCATTGCGAAACCCACGACGATATCGTGGTCATCTGGTCGACCGCCGATCCGACCTTGAACGCTGTCGAATTTGTGCAGGTGAAAGGCGGAGAGCCGGACAAGCTATGGTCGGTCGCCGATCTGTGCCAGCGGAAGAAGGCGGCGCCTGGCACGTCCATTTTCGAGCAATCGCTGTGCCGTGATCGGCACCTCGAATCGGCGACGTTCCGGATTATCACGCTGCGCCCAGTGGTCAGCGACCTCAAAATGCTGACATATCCCCGGCAGTCGCCCGGGCGCGCACCCACCGAAGCGGATTTTGTCGCCCTGCTGGCGCAGCTGGAGCAGCGCTGCCCCGGCGTGAAATCAGCGAAAGACCACGGGGCCGCCCACTGGTTGGAGCGTTGCCATTGGGATCCACGCGACAGCGAGCGCGCCGTCCGCGACGCCAACCTGCTCGGCCTGATCCGGCTGAGCGCACAGGAGGGGCGGACGCTTTTGCCGGAGCAGGCGGAGGCCATATTGCGAGACCTGCGCGACATGGCAAAGGCCGCAGGCGCCGCCAAGTGGAAGCCGGACGCTAAAAAGAAGATGATCTGCCGCGACTCACTGCGCGCTTGGTGGGAACAGCGTTTCGAGCAGATGCAAAGTGGAGTCAGCGTGGCGTCCGGCGGCAAACTCGCCATCAAGATGAAAGAAGCCAACCTATCGCAGGCGCCAATCGATCTCGCATCGGAAATGCGTCGCCTCTATGCAGCCGAGGCGCGGACGCCCCGCTACATGCAAGCCGACGAGGCCGAGCAGATGCGGCGTCGGGTTCTGGCCGAAGCCATGTCGCTGCAGGCCGAGCTTGTCGCCGGTGATCTCGCCCTCGATGGCGAGCAATTCCATGCCCTGTGCCTCCAGCGCATGGACGCGATCAATGCCGCTCGGGCGCCGGGCGCCGAAGACCACCGGGCGCTTGTGCATGGGTGCATGTACGACATCACCGACCGCTGCTTTCTGCGCTTCGTCAAGAGCAGTCCATGA
- a CDS encoding helix-turn-helix transcriptional regulator — protein sequence MIRCHLSRLMGERKMNIAQVARETGLHRNTVGLLYREEATRIDLDAVDKLCALFECEIGELFEYRAE from the coding sequence ATGATTAGGTGCCACCTTTCGCGATTGATGGGCGAGCGAAAGATGAATATCGCGCAAGTGGCCCGTGAAACGGGCTTGCACCGAAATACCGTGGGGTTGCTCTACAGAGAGGAGGCGACTCGAATTGATCTTGATGCGGTCGATAAGCTCTGCGCGCTATTCGAATGCGAGATCGGAGAACTATTCGAGTACCGCGCCGAATAG